A genomic region of Papaver somniferum cultivar HN1 chromosome 7, ASM357369v1, whole genome shotgun sequence contains the following coding sequences:
- the LOC113292576 gene encoding E3 ubiquitin ligase PQT3-like encodes MSIYYKFKSGKEFHSIPALSPFMSVLEIKDLIFQTKKFGHGKDSGLILTNPSTNEDYTDDSILIPRNSSVIVCRIPGLPGKSIVVKSKEQEEKEKEDEKIKEICQQTISYVNANDGTTAVNSAHQRGFSNGYMGGRPAMGQRRGLDWRIPPEGYTCHRCKVPGHYIQHCPTNGDPEYDVKRLRPPTGIPKSMLAETADGSYALPGGSVAVLKPNEVAFEKLVEGIPTISRRVIDIPPELHCPMCKDVMRFAVLTSKCCFQSFCDGCIRGNIISKSMCLCGARILVDDLIPNKTIRDTIDRYIESGNTSSGNTKSSITAEDVGTARSSKPKIQAPSLSCTSKTEKIPSCLRKEISDGNENGQSAPSLDLYEDEAESTSSMVQTNAALGQEEVQQQVPAYENFTVDGKPLSPGDLFWGTSQAFGANNCMMPFVNSAYNNPYWSNMQCGMDGFMNPYIGYMGYAAGPYEGMFTQNQSPFGGGPGVYALPCATSQTKKRSRVTPSRGNDWGEDDEERNYKKKQSWQASSVSCHAK; translated from the coding sequence ATGTCTATCTATTATAAATTCAAGAGTGGGAAAGAATTTCATTCAATCCCAGCTCTTAGCCCATTCATGTCTGTTCTTGAGATTAAAGATTTGATCTTTCAAACCAAAAAATTTGGTCATGGAAAAGATTCTGGTTTGATACTCACAAACCCATCAACTAACGAGGACTACACAGATGATTCAATCCTTATTCCAAGAAATAGCTCTGTCATTGTTTGTCGAATTCCTGGTTTGCCTGGAAAATCAATAGTCGTCAAATCAAAAGAGCaggaggagaaagagaaagaggatgAGAAAATCAAAGAGATATGCCAACAAACAATTAGTTATGTTAATGCAAACGATGGAACTACTGCAGTAAACTCTGCACATCAAAGGGGTTTCAGCAATGGCTATATGGGTGGAAGGCCAGCAATGGGGCAAAGAAGAGGTTTGGATTGGAGGATACCACCAGAGGGTTACACTTGCCATAGATGCAAAGTTCCTGGGCATTATATTCAGCATTGTCCTACTAATGGTGATCCTGAATATGATGTCAAAAGGCTGAGGCCACCTACTGGTATTCCCAAATCAATGTTGGCGGAGACTGCTGATGGTTCATATGCGCTTCCAGGAGGTTCTGTTGCTGTTCTGAAGCCTAATGAggtggcttttgagaagcttGTTGAAGGCATACCAACTATTAGTAGGCGGGTTATCGATATTCCACCAGAACTTCACTGCCCAATGTGTAAAGATGTGATGAGATTTGCTGTGCTTACAAGCAAGTGCTGTTTTCAGAGTTTCTGTGATGGATGTATTAGAGGCAACATTATTTCAAAATCAATGTGTTTGTGTGGAGCTAGAATACTTGTGGATGACCTCATTCCTAACAAAACAATTAGGGACACAATTGACAGATATATTGAATCAGGTAATACTAGTTCAGGGAATACGAAAAGTTCAATTACTGCTGAAGATGTAGGAACTGCTCGTTCTTCTAAGCCAAAAATTCAAGCACCCAGTCTCTCTTGCACTTCAAAGACCGAAAAAATTCCATCATGTCTTAGAAAGGAAATTTCAGATGGCAATGAAAATGGCCAGTCTGCACCAAGTCTTGATTTATATGAAGATGAAGCCGAGTCAACGAGTAGTATGGTACAAACTAATGCTGCATTGGGGCAAGAGGAAGTGCAACAGCAGGTCCCTGCTTATGAGAACTTCACTGTTGATGGCAAGCCGCTTTCACCTGGAGACCTATTTTGGGGAACCTCTCAAGCTTTTGGAGCTAATAACTGTATGATGCCTTTTGTCAATTCAGCCTATAACAACCCATATTGGAGTAATATGCAGTGCGGAATGGATGGATTTATGAATCCCTATATTGGTTACATGGGTTATGCAGCTGGTCCTTATGAAGGAATGTTCACTCAAAATCAAAGCCCCTTTGGTGGTGGTCCAGGAGTGTATGCATTGCCATGTGCTACATCTCAGACGAAAAAGAGGAGCAGAGTTACTCCAAGTCGTGGGAATGATTGGGGTGAAGACGATGaagagaggaattataagaagaaACAATCATGGCAGGCATCTTCCGTTTCATGTCACGCAAAGTAG
- the LOC113300637 gene encoding 30S ribosomal protein S16-2, chloroplastic/mitochondrial-like → MVVRLRFHRLGCRNRPFYRVVAADSRSPRDGKQLEVLGHYDPLPGQDGGKRMGLKFDRIKYWLSVGAQPSDPVQRILFRAGVLPTPPPSAMAHKGGPRDSRPVDPLTGCFVTPVEHTNTDLPKSSQSAALNSKSLNIATLFDN, encoded by the exons ATGGTAGTAAGACTAAGATTTCATCGGCTTGGTTGTAGAAACAGACCATTTTATCGAGTCGTGGCTGCTGACAGTAGATCTCCAAGAGATGGAAAACAGCTTGAAGTTTTAGGTCATTATGATCCATTACCTG GGCAGGATGGAGGTAAAAGAATGGGTCTCAAATTTGATAGAATCAA GTACTGGTTATCAGTAGGTGCCCAACCATCAGATCCTGTTCAACGTATTCTTTTCAGAGCTGGAGTATTACCTACACCACCACCGTCTGCCATGGCACATAAAGGTGGACCCCGTGACAGTCGCCCTGTTGATCCTTTGACTGGTTGCTTTGTAACTCCAGTGGAACATACCAACACTGATTTACCTAAAAGCTCCCAAAGTGCTGCATTGAACTCTAAAAGCCTGAATATTGCCACACTGTTTGACAACTAA